A section of the Candidatus Zixiibacteriota bacterium genome encodes:
- a CDS encoding histidine kinase has product MAEHAGNKLQSQLEYLPFDEKHYNEIKRKNVIRLLLTYLTPLILLIVYFYFQYNSLISESQRFHLKAIAESQANTLDLFLTERLVNLSNLIDDPRFEFPPSGKAMQIYLERLKKDSETFVDIGYFDSSGVQTAYEGPYPSLEKRNYSSESWYIALREGSDNYIITDIYLGFRQKPHFTIAISRIVNNQFIVLRATLGPEKIYEYISSLEGSNEVFTSIVNRDGKYQVVTQNIAALLETSSFVPPDEPGHGTEKVDINSSEITYAYSWLKTADWALIVMRPISESSELLPDFLVKLFGVSVVIILLIVFVIFDRAKKLVYLQKESDRTRSQLEHAAKLASIGELASGIAHEINNPLAIITEEAGLIKDLMNPEFQESASSEEIGEHLDSIHEAAFRCRDITRKLLKFVRKTDLNLKSQDIHQIIDEVLDGLLGQEISVSNIKIVRNYNRSLPQLITDANQLQQVLLNIINNGIDAFEGKPGKITIATSQSGKKLNISISDNGKGIAPDQKEKLFMPFYTTKGVGEGTGLGLSVSYGIIKSFGGTIEVNSSIGEGSTFVLILPIK; this is encoded by the coding sequence ATGGCAGAACATGCTGGAAATAAATTACAATCCCAACTCGAATATTTGCCTTTTGATGAGAAACATTATAATGAGATAAAGCGAAAAAATGTTATTCGGCTTCTGCTTACTTATCTTACTCCATTAATTCTGCTAATAGTATATTTTTATTTCCAGTATAATAGTCTTATTTCCGAAAGCCAGCGTTTTCATCTCAAGGCAATCGCCGAAAGCCAGGCGAACACGCTTGACCTGTTTTTAACCGAACGACTTGTTAACCTCAGCAATCTAATCGATGACCCAAGGTTTGAATTTCCTCCATCAGGGAAAGCTATGCAAATTTACCTTGAAAGGTTGAAAAAAGACAGCGAAACATTTGTCGATATTGGCTATTTCGATTCATCTGGTGTTCAAACAGCTTATGAAGGACCTTATCCGTCTCTGGAAAAACGCAACTACAGCTCTGAATCATGGTATATTGCACTCAGAGAAGGTAGTGATAATTATATTATTACAGATATCTATCTCGGTTTCCGTCAAAAACCGCATTTTACTATTGCAATCAGCCGCATTGTCAACAATCAATTCATTGTATTGCGAGCTACTTTAGGTCCCGAAAAGATATATGAATATATCAGTTCTTTGGAAGGTTCCAATGAGGTTTTTACTTCGATAGTCAACAGGGACGGCAAATATCAGGTTGTTACCCAGAATATTGCAGCGCTTTTAGAGACATCATCATTTGTTCCGCCGGATGAACCCGGACATGGCACTGAAAAAGTAGATATTAATAGTTCGGAGATAACTTATGCTTACTCATGGCTAAAAACAGCCGATTGGGCATTAATTGTTATGCGTCCTATATCTGAAAGTTCGGAATTATTGCCTGATTTTTTAGTGAAGTTGTTTGGTGTGTCAGTTGTAATTATTCTTTTAATTGTATTCGTAATATTCGATAGGGCTAAAAAGTTAGTATATCTTCAAAAAGAATCAGACCGGACAAGGTCACAATTGGAACATGCCGCTAAGCTGGCTTCTATTGGCGAACTGGCCTCTGGTATTGCGCATGAGATTAACAACCCGCTGGCAATTATTACCGAGGAAGCCGGACTTATCAAAGACCTAATGAATCCCGAATTTCAAGAATCGGCAAGCAGTGAGGAAATAGGAGAACATCTGGATAGTATTCATGAAGCGGCGTTTCGATGTCGCGATATTACCCGCAAACTGCTTAAGTTTGTCCGTAAAACCGACCTTAATTTGAAATCTCAAGATATACATCAGATTATTGATGAAGTTTTGGATGGCCTTCTGGGCCAGGAGATTTCAGTATCGAATATTAAAATTGTTCGCAATTACAACCGCAGCTTGCCCCAATTGATTACGGATGCCAACCAGCTCCAGCAAGTGTTGTTGAATATAATTAATAATGGCATCGATGCTTTTGAAGGCAAGCCGGGTAAAATAACAATTGCCACGTCGCAATCAGGGAAAAAACTGAATATTTCAATTTCCGACAATGGCAAAGGTATCGCTCCCGACCAAAAAGAAAAACTTTTCATGCCATTTTATACAACCAAGGGAGTCGGTGAAGGCACCGGTTTGGGTTTGTCGGTTAGCTATGGAATTATTAAAAGCTTTGGTGGTACAATCGAGGTTAACAGCAGCATAGGAGAAGGAAGTACTTTTGTACTGATATTGCCGATTAAGTAA
- a CDS encoding CBS domain-containing protein, with product MDNKCVKDLMVPLDEYAVIHQDAPLLDAILALDKAQLKLTPGKFKHRAVLVVDDNNKVIGKIGQFSFLKALEPKYNVMSDLANLDIAGVDSQYLSKVMEHYQLFQDSLSNLAASAHAIKAKEVMQTVAESIDEDAPLSEAIHKIIMGQRLSILVSQKSKIVGVLRLSDLFEEMSVQMKKLAK from the coding sequence ATGGATAATAAATGTGTAAAGGACCTAATGGTACCGCTTGATGAGTATGCGGTAATACATCAAGATGCTCCTTTACTGGATGCAATACTGGCTCTTGATAAGGCTCAGCTTAAATTAACACCCGGAAAATTTAAACATCGAGCCGTACTGGTTGTTGATGATAACAACAAAGTGATAGGCAAAATCGGGCAGTTTTCTTTTTTAAAGGCTTTAGAGCCAAAATATAATGTCATGAGCGACTTGGCCAATCTTGATATTGCCGGTGTTGATTCTCAATATTTATCTAAGGTGATGGAACATTACCAGTTGTTCCAAGATAGCTTATCAAACCTGGCGGCAAGTGCTCATGCAATTAAAGCTAAGGAAGTCATGCAGACGGTTGCCGAGAGTATTGATGAGGATGCTCCTTTGAGCGAAGCTATACATAAGATTATTATGGGCCAGAGGCTTTCGATATTGGTATCGCAAAAAAGTAAAATTGTCGGCGTGCTGAGATTATCCGACCTTTTCGAGGAGATGTCAGTTCAAATGAAAAAGCTTGCAAAATAG
- a CDS encoding anion permease: protein MPKVLLVDDENKLRISLAKRLNLRGLDTIGLDNGEDAIKIIRSDSDIDVIVLDRKMPGMSGEQTLKEMKLFRPELQVIVLTGHASMESAVETGKLDAYSYIQKPCDLDELIKIIEKAREDKVHVMARHEVPHVKKGSVLKWLKGSHNSRPGVIILGLLLFSLIVLTPTTDRLMELLSFQKTGQITDYNMGYANYMKMKDGENIADYYSRNYKIGDKILLNQGESPRYAMSPSKAATKAKVMLGILVVAALFWATGAVPIGITALLVGVFMYFFGVLKPDDIAKAYAKDAVIFIFGVLAISTAISSTGLDRRIGLLLLAPATNLKRMMFIFLPLFAVACSFVSEHALIAFILPLIMIVYVSSIRAVGLKQDKALATMFILSLCFAANSGGPGSPAAGGRNAVMLGILSDYGVAPSFGQWVQYGLPFVPVMALVIGLYFYITFHRKIAVKSLNISSLVKQASDKIGPMTKKEYITAIALIVLILLWVTVSDKFGMGGPVILIIVILNFLRIIRWRNIVSIPWDVVALYASACALGKGLAVTGAALYIADGFVSILPSFMQSGEGLAVAASLFTGIATNFMSDGATVSAIGPITIPMAAISGTHPWMIGFATAFASSFAHMLIIGTPNNAIAYALAKDPVTGEQLVTLSDFLKHGSVILVLSFAVLWAWVFFGYWRLIGF, encoded by the coding sequence ATGCCCAAAGTATTATTAGTTGATGATGAAAATAAACTTCGAATATCTTTAGCAAAACGTTTAAACCTAAGGGGACTTGACACTATCGGCTTGGATAATGGCGAGGATGCTATAAAGATAATTCGCAGCGATAGTGATATAGATGTAATTGTGCTGGACAGGAAAATGCCGGGGATGAGCGGCGAACAGACGCTCAAGGAAATGAAATTGTTTAGGCCGGAACTTCAGGTAATTGTATTAACCGGTCACGCTTCTATGGAATCAGCAGTGGAAACAGGCAAGTTGGATGCTTATTCATACATTCAAAAACCATGCGATCTGGATGAGTTAATTAAAATAATAGAGAAAGCCCGCGAAGATAAAGTTCATGTTATGGCGCGGCATGAAGTGCCCCATGTCAAGAAGGGTTCGGTATTGAAATGGCTGAAAGGTTCGCATAATTCTCGACCGGGAGTTATAATACTTGGCTTACTTCTATTTTCTTTGATTGTATTAACTCCGACAACCGACCGCTTGATGGAACTGTTGTCATTTCAGAAAACCGGCCAGATAACTGATTATAATATGGGTTACGCCAATTATATGAAAATGAAAGATGGCGAGAATATTGCAGATTATTACAGCCGTAATTATAAAATCGGTGATAAAATCCTACTAAATCAGGGCGAATCGCCACGATATGCGATGTCTCCCAGCAAGGCAGCGACAAAAGCTAAGGTTATGCTTGGTATTTTAGTGGTTGCTGCCTTATTTTGGGCTACCGGTGCTGTGCCAATTGGAATAACAGCTCTGCTGGTTGGTGTATTCATGTATTTTTTCGGTGTTCTTAAACCTGATGATATCGCCAAAGCCTATGCCAAGGATGCTGTAATTTTTATATTTGGCGTGCTGGCAATCTCTACCGCAATTAGCAGCACCGGACTCGACCGTCGAATAGGATTACTGCTTCTGGCTCCGGCCACTAATTTAAAACGAATGATGTTTATTTTCCTGCCGCTTTTTGCGGTAGCTTGTTCGTTTGTGTCGGAGCATGCTTTAATAGCGTTTATTCTGCCGCTTATTATGATTGTTTATGTTTCCTCTATTAGAGCAGTTGGTCTCAAGCAAGATAAAGCACTGGCAACTATGTTTATTTTGTCGCTTTGTTTTGCAGCTAACTCGGGGGGGCCTGGTTCGCCAGCCGCTGGCGGCCGTAATGCCGTTATGCTTGGCATACTTTCCGATTACGGAGTGGCTCCTTCTTTCGGTCAATGGGTACAGTATGGATTGCCATTTGTGCCGGTTATGGCGCTTGTGATAGGATTATATTTCTATATTACTTTTCATCGCAAGATAGCCGTAAAATCGCTAAATATATCATCGTTAGTAAAACAAGCTTCGGATAAAATCGGACCTATGACTAAAAAAGAATATATAACTGCAATAGCGCTAATTGTTCTGATTCTATTATGGGTTACTGTCAGCGATAAGTTTGGCATGGGCGGCCCTGTGATACTGATAATAGTAATTCTCAATTTTCTAAGGATTATCCGATGGCGCAATATCGTTTCGATACCGTGGGATGTAGTCGCATTGTATGCCAGCGCTTGTGCTCTGGGAAAGGGTTTGGCTGTTACCGGTGCAGCTTTATATATAGCAGACGGTTTTGTTAGTATCCTGCCAAGTTTTATGCAAAGCGGGGAGGGTTTAGCAGTTGCAGCCAGCTTGTTTACCGGTATCGCCACCAATTTTATGAGTGATGGCGCTACTGTTTCCGCCATAGGGCCTATAACTATTCCAATGGCTGCTATATCCGGTACGCATCCGTGGATGATAGGTTTTGCCACAGCTTTTGCTTCATCATTTGCCCATATGCTGATAATCGGCACGCCCAATAATGCTATTGCTTATGCATTAGCCAAAGACCCTGTAACAGGCGAACAATTGGTAACTCTTTCCGATTTTCTCAAGCACGGATCTGTTATATTGGTTCTTTCTTTTGCGGTTTTGTGGGCATGGGTATTTTTTGGATATTGGAGATTAATTGGTTTTTAA
- a CDS encoding response regulator has product MMSDKIKLLIVDDEIKFLESVARRLEMRDFDVTKASSGEVAVEAASSGKFDLALLDLKMPGMDGKQVLEILKKEHKYLEVIILTGRGSMDSAVECTKLGAFSYLPKPYELNNLLEILNKAYQARLKKKFESDQDRMQKILDMAADSSPLAILRELRKLDDEEK; this is encoded by the coding sequence ATTATGTCTGACAAAATTAAGCTATTAATAGTAGATGATGAGATAAAATTTCTGGAGTCTGTCGCTCGCCGACTTGAAATGAGGGATTTTGATGTAACCAAAGCCTCCAGCGGCGAAGTAGCTGTTGAAGCCGCCAGTTCTGGTAAATTCGACTTGGCTTTGTTAGACCTGAAAATGCCGGGTATGGATGGCAAACAGGTGCTCGAAATTTTGAAAAAGGAGCATAAGTACCTGGAGGTTATCATTCTTACCGGTCGCGGCTCAATGGATTCAGCTGTGGAATGCACCAAACTTGGTGCTTTTAGCTACCTGCCCAAACCTTATGAACTGAACAATCTTCTTGAAATTCTCAATAAGGCATATCAAGCAAGATTGAAAAAGAAATTTGAATCAGACCAGGACCGGATGCAGAAAATCTTAGATATGGCGGCTGATTCAAGCCCTCTGGCGATTTTACGTGAACTGCGCAAACTTGATGATGAAGAAAAATAG
- a CDS encoding carboxypeptidase regulatory-like domain-containing protein produces the protein MFSTKTFRYFLIISILTLLPGVVFAQMTDSVFVVYGSPSGMYVNINERVEINVALKCQYGGYVGDALICLGTDNRYIDSLLSVEEGELFYPFTEWDDAGFLPPEGSPPNPEGWSNQSFIGFAQLNPQSEAPWFYSLAYTVGMKFMLKTVNDSSLIGDDVMAIGPGLNYPQGPTNIGDTLGYAGFFPVETFAMFHFLGGGYVEGIASDLNSGVPIENVCITDSRWGKTDTTDTDGFFHLGLTVGEHNLTYSHTHYLDTTITVNIIENETVVLETMFLSQAGGINGNVYDSDTQPVENAVIQLNTGASDTTNADGFYEFPGLESETYSITTHHPDYVDTEATNIIVEPNQTTTQDFVILRLGVFTGYIKDTHNQPITGALVAFDGNEYTTGGNGAFAFDHIQPNTYDVSITHNDYVPALVSINIPADDPLDTTIVLSQYGNILGIVTDCDTDTRIEGVVVSINTDPVRIDTTSNAGGYRFMSLENGIYTITFEHHDYFTDSLTGIETAYDSSSHAPICLDHRLSYFEGFVYDDSTLVPIDSVNIYIVDAEQEGYSDANGAFYFAIIQEGSFSVRFSHGNYEDTTIFIELTYGDTTSTDVYLRWDYDNIDDGFARIPEDYFINQNYPNPFNASTTINYGLPKDAFVIIDVYNLLGRKVETLINGNMPAGYHQTIWTANNETSGLYFYRIQADNFTERKSMMLLK, from the coding sequence ATGTTTTCAACTAAAACATTTAGATATTTTTTAATAATATCTATATTAACTTTATTACCGGGGGTAGTTTTTGCTCAGATGACAGATAGCGTGTTTGTTGTTTATGGCTCTCCTTCCGGAATGTACGTCAACATAAATGAGAGGGTCGAAATCAATGTTGCTCTTAAGTGCCAGTATGGCGGCTATGTGGGCGACGCTCTTATTTGCCTTGGCACTGACAATAGATATATCGACAGCCTTCTAAGCGTCGAAGAAGGCGAATTGTTTTATCCTTTCACAGAATGGGATGATGCCGGTTTTTTACCGCCTGAAGGTTCGCCGCCTAATCCCGAGGGTTGGTCAAACCAATCATTCATAGGATTTGCTCAGCTTAATCCCCAAAGCGAAGCTCCCTGGTTTTATTCGTTAGCCTATACCGTTGGGATGAAATTTATGTTGAAAACCGTCAATGATTCATCTCTAATTGGCGACGATGTAATGGCTATTGGGCCAGGCCTGAACTATCCTCAAGGTCCAACTAATATCGGCGATACGCTTGGCTACGCAGGTTTTTTCCCAGTTGAAACATTTGCCATGTTTCACTTTTTAGGCGGCGGATATGTTGAGGGTATTGCTAGCGATCTTAATTCCGGAGTTCCAATTGAGAATGTCTGTATAACAGACAGCAGATGGGGCAAAACAGATACAACCGATACAGATGGCTTTTTCCACTTAGGTCTTACTGTGGGCGAGCATAATCTTACTTATTCTCACACTCATTACCTTGATACAACTATAACCGTAAATATTATTGAGAATGAAACAGTAGTCTTGGAAACAATGTTTCTCAGTCAGGCAGGCGGGATTAACGGCAATGTTTATGACTCGGACACACAACCGGTTGAAAATGCAGTCATTCAGTTGAACACCGGAGCCAGCGATACCACTAACGCTGATGGTTTCTATGAATTCCCCGGATTAGAATCAGAAACTTACAGCATCACTACACATCATCCTGATTATGTGGATACGGAAGCAACAAATATAATTGTTGAACCCAATCAGACAACCACGCAAGATTTTGTAATTCTTAGGCTCGGCGTTTTTACCGGTTATATAAAAGATACTCATAACCAGCCAATTACAGGCGCTCTAGTGGCATTCGATGGCAATGAATATACAACCGGCGGCAATGGCGCATTTGCGTTTGACCATATCCAGCCAAATACCTATGATGTGTCTATAACTCACAACGATTACGTTCCTGCATTAGTCAGTATTAATATTCCCGCCGATGACCCGCTGGACACAACTATTGTACTAAGCCAGTATGGCAATATTTTGGGCATTGTTACCGATTGCGATACAGACACTCGTATCGAAGGGGTTGTCGTTAGTATAAATACCGATCCTGTTAGAATTGACACAACCAGTAATGCCGGCGGATATAGATTCATGTCTCTTGAAAACGGAATCTACACAATCACATTCGAGCATCACGATTATTTCACCGACTCTCTTACCGGTATCGAGACAGCATACGATAGCTCTTCTCATGCTCCTATCTGTCTGGACCATCGCCTCAGTTACTTTGAAGGCTTTGTTTATGATGATTCGACGCTTGTACCAATTGACAGTGTAAACATCTATATAGTAGACGCTGAGCAAGAAGGTTATTCGGATGCTAACGGAGCGTTTTATTTTGCCATAATACAAGAAGGCTCTTTTTCAGTAAGATTTTCCCATGGAAATTATGAGGATACTACTATTTTTATTGAATTGACTTATGGTGACACTACTTCAACAGATGTTTATTTAAGATGGGATTATGATAACATCGATGATGGCTTCGCTAGAATACCTGAGGATTATTTCATAAACCAGAATTATCCTAATCCGTTTAACGCATCAACGACTATTAATTATGGTTTGCCGAAAGACGCTTTTGTTATAATCGATGTTTATAATTTGCTTGGTCGAAAAGTTGAGACGCTTATAAACGGCAATATGCCGGCAGGGTATCATCAGACGATATGGACAGCCAATAACGAAACATCCGGCTTGTATTTTTATAGAATTCAGGCTGATAATTTCACCGAAAGAAAGTCCATGATGCTTTTGAAGTAA